Proteins encoded by one window of Arachis ipaensis cultivar K30076 chromosome B04, Araip1.1, whole genome shotgun sequence:
- the LOC107636798 gene encoding uncharacterized protein LOC107636798, translating into MRVIENANRGFWERQELILEAIRLGILNSANIMCLVPVDITGCCCCCACDHRRLWVRHRRGWSRAEEGEETSVTAEPNAGERRSPRESSLLPSLLPPENTSAATEICRRRRCRSSGRCCRSRWLPELPPNRFSDRRCFIFLVRNRMKKR; encoded by the exons ATGCGAGTTATAGAAAatgcgaatcgcgggttttgggaacgtcaGGAGTTAATTCTTGAGGCTATTCGGTTAGGAATCTTGAACTCTGCAAATATCATGTGTCTTGTTCCTGTG GACATCAcgggctgctgctgctgctgcgcgTGTGATCATCGCCGCCTCTGGGTCCGTCACCGTCGAGGCTGGTCGCGggcagaagaaggagaagagacctCCGTCACCGCCGAGCCAAACGCAGGAGAGAGAAGGAGCCCGCGGGAGAGTAGCTTGTTACCGTCGCTTCTGCCGCCGGAGAACACCTCTGCTGCCACTGAGATCTGTCGCCG TCGCCGTTGTCGGAGTTCTGGTCGCTGCTGCCGTTCGAGGTGGCTGCCGGAGCTGCCGCCAAACCGGTTCAGCGACCGCCGCTGTTTCATTTTCTTAGTTCG gaaccggatgaagaagcgttaa